From a single Lineus longissimus chromosome 16, tnLinLong1.2, whole genome shotgun sequence genomic region:
- the LOC135500897 gene encoding bromodomain-containing protein 7-like, whose amino-acid sequence MMESECLELLQRVAHYRGGRMNRIKIDPSVWFRLPVNKDDAQGYFNLIQHPMDFSTIQGKIKSGQYKDIEDFHTDMLLVRDNCVKYNRDPASQIRVDCDTVFGFYTVEYDKLRSRKPAKIKATGTGWDIGMYRCAQKEAKLDMAHASAMKVVQSQFEKLDDDIREKE is encoded by the exons ATGATGGAGTCCGAGTGTCTGGAATTGCTCCAGAGGGTTGCCCACTACAGAGGAGGAAGAATGAATAGAATTAAGATTGACCCATCAGTTTGGTTTAGATTACCAG TGAATAAAGATGATGCGCAAGGTTACTTCAATTTGATTCAGCACCCAATGGATTTTTCAACCATCCAAGGGAAAATAAAG AGTGGTCAGTATAAAGACATTGAGGACTTTCATACAGACATGCTCCTCGTCAGAGATAATTGTGTGAAGTACAACAGAGATCCAGCAAGTCAGATTCGGGTTGACTGTGACACTGTCTTTGGCTTCTACACTGTGGAGTATGATAAACTGAGGAGCAGGAAACCAGCAAAG ATAAAAGCTACCGGAACTGGCTGGGATATCGGAATGTATAGGTGTGCACAGAAAGAGGCAAAACTTGACATGGCCCATGCCAGTGCCATGAAAGTGGTGCAAAGCCAGTTTGAGAAGCTGGATGATGACATCAGGGAAAAGGAATAG